The stretch of DNA tatgaatgacacggtaatcgCAAGTAATCTTGCGCGAAGTAAGAACGcggttcttgcttttggtgggtcatttgtactgactgcaatgtaaacgcatccgcatAAATATgttacgctcagagctagtgacatagtataaaaagtgagaaaggcggcttatggtgggcaggaagggaggtggatgggtccaacaaacacaggatttcCAACAAGGAGAGCGGTGTTTGTGTGGCTAAGTgttattgagttattttgaagtgacgtttgtgacgtgttttctgtacctAAGTTACGTTGCTTCTGCGaccgttaccgtagttttgttgcatggcgtaaaaatgacacgcagaaaaagcaaacaaatgatatgtgaaaaggctaaaatgttttcttaatgacatgcagaatgtccttgtaatgtcgtgctacttatacgccttcctgtgagagcGGGTTGCAGCGCTTCTACATCAGTGTTTTCTATCTAACACATTGgttaaatattgtgtttactgtgcTGTACCACTGTGGAGTTATTCAAGTCAATATATTTTCATTCGCCCCAACGATGCTTCACTCCCACACTACTCCTCCAGCCAGCCGAGCATCAAGGAAGCACTAATGCACTAGTTATAAACAGTGGAGCTCTGCTACAGGGCACTGTTGATAGGAGGACAACCAGTCAGTTACAGCACAAAGTTTGGACAACGTTTGAGTTTGCACACATATACAACAGCCTAAAATCAGATAATGGAAATAAAACGGATGTGACAATGACCCAACCTTCATCACATGAAGGATAAATGAATCAATtgaatcacatttaaaaaaactgacTGAAATTCACCTTAATCAATTGTCCTGTGCAGCTTTTATATAACAGGCAATGAGGAGCGGTGTGGGAGGGAATGAAGGAACAGGACATGTAGGATGTTGGAGAATGAGGAGTATTGAATCATTCAGAAAGCACTCCATGCTCGTGTTGAATACATGCTTCAAAACGAGAACATTTCGGACACAAAGACAAGTCACTCACGTGGAAAGGGACCTACTTTCCAACCGTCCTTGTTACATAAAAATATCATGTATGGGTGGATTTGTCTCATTCAGCTCCCTTCACGTAACTTAACTTTAATTCGTCAAATTGGAATCAATGGTTAATAAAGATAATTATCTGTAACCTGCAGGGGCCAGTGGATGACCTGGAGTGTACAGAAGTATCTCCTGAACATGTAGACACGAGGAGCTCTTCACATCAGAGTAAGCTCCTTCACAACACGGCTGAATGTGATGTACTATGTAATTAGTCGCCTGGCATGACAGAGCGATTGTCACGGTTCGAGGATGAGCTCTAACGACACAGACTCCCTTTTGTGTTCCCAGGACAAGGGGTTCCTCTGCTGGCTGTGATGGTAATCGTGGGAGACAGCCTTCATAACTTCGCCGACGGCCTGGTTGTCGGGGCGGCCTTCTCCTCTTCACCCGAGACTGGCATGGCGACCACCGTGGCCATCCTGTGCCACGAGATCCCGCACGAGATGGGTGAGAGGTCACGGTTACTCACTGAGGGAacgcttttgttgtttttttggctgagGCCAGGAAACGCTCTGCTTGGCTTATCTGTTTTTCTGCTTTCTGTCTCAAAGGGGACTTTGCAGTGTTGTTGAGCTCCGGGCTCTCAGTGAAGACTGCTGTGCTAATGAACTTTCTCAGCGCTCTGACGGCCTTCATGGGCCTCTACATCGGACTGTTTGTTTCCTCGGAGATGGAAGTGCAGCAGTGGATCTTCGCTGTTACTGCTGGGATATTCCTCTATTTGTCACTGGTAGAAATGGTAAAGGAGCTTTATTAAAGGATAATATTTttatcaacaaatcccatgaaaagaccaaatgtgggacacgttaccaatgCTGAGAGGTAGTCTTAAATTTcgatataatataatgtaacctaacttaaaggtgctattgataacattgataacattcagccactatatgtcacattctccctcccccgctccattgcatttacttcacaacaagttgttgccaggcacttacagtcaatctcagccatttatccgttttttccacactaactgacgaccgagagataccacatgataccaacatcgttttactattggctacCACCTcattggttttggtcttttcatgggatttcttgacaaaaacaaaaatatagaataatgccagccttttctttaaaaaaaaaagtcctcttTCTAATCAATATTCCTATCAAAACTGTATTAATTTTGttacacatttctgttttcCTGTCAGCTTCCAGAGATGAGTCGGGTGAAGACGGACCGACCATGCCTCATGTTTCTCCTGCAGAACCTCGGCCTGCTGATGGGTTGGGCCTGTCTCCTGCTCCTCGCTCTCTTTGAACATGAACTCAAATTCTAAATGCAGTGAACGTGAGTCGTGACGTATCTCCCTTCACACAGGGTCGAGCCCAAACAACTTGTTTTCTAGTGTTCTTTTGACTTGAAAGTGTTAGCGTGTCATTATTGGTCAACGAGTGAGTATTTCATGATGTCGTAGTCTCAGCACTGGGTGGTAAATGTACGTTAGCTGTATGaatcctctctttttttttatacttgatgatttatttttgtatgttaCAGTAGGTGTCTGGACACACTAAATAGTTTAAACTCTAATAATGATCCTATTTGGCAGATTCAGGTACAATTGTGCATATTGTTCTGTGAAATATCTATGTTGCCTCAGACAATCAAATCATTTGATTTTGAAGTCTCACAAGCAAAAATATAAAGTTAATCGTAAAAAGTAAATCTACTTGTTTTGGTTTGTATGTATTTGACGTCAGTCTTCATACTGATAGCAGGGTTCAACGTCGGGCAAGTGGGAAATCTCCTTGCTCAAAGTCAATTTTTACTAATCCCGAtacaatttgttttatttattagtagttatcaaataacaacaaaaactgaagttAATTGCCATGTTTAATCTTAgtttaagtaaattaatctggagttttGTCCTCTTCCTCTAACTCCATGCAACTACACTCCTGTATGTCTTAGTTCATACACTGAATTTGGCaatgctttattttacaggCTCGTAACTTCTGCATAATTTCCGAGAATTTGCCAAGAAGTTCCCTGAAAGAACTGTGAAAATTTGAGAAATTATAAGGAAAATGGAGATTAGTCTTAATTTTGTACACTTACAGTTAATTAATTCTGCCCTTCCACGAATCGGAGGACTCACAAAAGACACATTATAAAAAGATCTCCAGATTTTTAGCCCCTCTTTCATTAGACCTTCTGTGCCTTGTATATGACTTTCAGAGTCACCTTTTATGTTGAGGAAAtccatattttcctcatatgtACCAATTTATATATTGTGCTTTCCGAGAAACTTCCAAGGAAATCGTTAGagaattttttataaaatgatgGTCCCATAAATAAGAGCATTACCTTGATTTGAACTTAGAAATATTATacacaactagggctgtcaatcgatttaaaatatgaatgcaaaataacccaaagttatgctaaattttgacgaggaaaaactggcatggccattttcaaaggggtcccttgacctctgacctcaagatatgtgactgaaaaccctgagagtgaaaactgtattttattagatgaaacagatgttgacaaactgcataatttgcaatatatcttatcgcaatacttgagtattgtgataatatcgtattgtggggcctctggtgattcccacccctaattgGTTAATGAGAAACTCTTATATCAGGTGCAAAGAAAGGACTAACACCTCTCTGTTAGGCATAAGCGGccctaaaatacatttatttttgaagcCCCGTTTAGATAAACGCTCTCTTTCAGCGTCTCATCTCAGAGGCATTGTTCTTTGTTTTGGAGGCCTCTCTGTGATCCAATATGAGGGCACTTCCACCCACCTGAGCTACTTGTTCTCTTCATCCACCAACCTGGGTGACTAATGTTCGCTGTTCAAGACAGAAACTCCGGAGCGATCCGGCCCACACAGCAGCGCACACGCTCTTCACCGGCCAGAGTGGGcctgcagaggaggaagaggagaacatGAGGAATACATCAGCACAATGAGataaatgaaacaaatcaaCTTATTTGTACATCAAATTGGATTTGTGATATTGAAAGAATGAGTGGGCTTAAGAGAAGATTTTCCTGTTTTCAGCTTGCCGTGATTAAATTCCGGTGCTCTCAGCATCAACGTATTTCTGTAAAATTTGAACAAACAGCTGTCAAGCAGTTGCTTTATTTGTGTCGGGGATTAGTTTCATTGCACAATTTGCACGGTGATTATGTTAATTTGCCATTCCGAGCTTACAACCAAAGTGCAAACTCAGTTGTGTTGACAGTGTGATTATCAGAAAAAGCTGACACCATTTATTGTGACTTCCCGAGTAACGTTCAAACAATAGCAGGAAGTCCATTGCGTTTTCTCTTATTCTAGcatttttgctgttattttggAAATGCCAATCCCATTGGCATTTCCAGGAAAGCTACAGGcctactggtgtgtgtgtgtgtgtgtgtgtgtgtgtgtgtgtgtgtgtgtgtgtgtgtgtgtgtgtgtgtgtaaatgtgctcTTTTGCACCaaagtgtcatttttttttggcatgtGTGCGTC from Sebastes fasciatus isolate fSebFas1 chromosome 21, fSebFas1.pri, whole genome shotgun sequence encodes:
- the LOC141759908 gene encoding zinc transporter ZIP12-like isoform X4, which codes for MPASLQSKNEEDLCPLLSRSTATARPPSCSSRWAPCSVSASSSSTPARKPTRSSCSCLWVWQWEPSQETLSCTSYHSHDGEHFTEGKEYLWRILGIIAGIYGFFLIERIVSFFVPHGHGHSDFPLELNCNGQSQRGKSISTIQLGPVDDLECTEVSPEHVDTRSSSHQRQGVPLLAVMVIVGDSLHNFADGLVVGAAFSSSPETGMATTVAILCHEIPHEMGDFAVLLSSGLSVKTAVLMNFLSALTAFMGLYIGLFVSSEMEVQQWIFAVTAGIFLYLSLVEMLPEMSRVKTDRPCLMFLLQNLGLLMGWACLLLLALFEHELKF
- the LOC141759908 gene encoding zinc transporter ZIP12-like isoform X3, which codes for MPASLQSKNEEDLCPLLSRSTATARPPSCSSRWAPCSVSASSSSTPARKPTRSSCSCLWVWQWEPSQETLSCTSYHRYRTQRATAAPSVTILGLHDNAHSHDGEHFTEGKEYLWRILGIIAGIYGFFLIERIVSFFVPHGHGHSDFPLELNCNGQSQRGKSISTIQLGPVDDLECTEVSPEHVDTRSSSHQRQGVPLLAVMVIVGDSLHNFADGLVVGAAFSSSPETGMATTVAILCHEIPHEMGDFAVLLSSGLSVKTAVLMNFLSALTAFMGLYIGLFVSSEMEVQQWIFAVTAGIFLYLSLVEMLPEMSRVKTDRPCLMFLLQNLGLLMGWACLLLLALFEHELKF